One Aneurinibacillus migulanus genomic region harbors:
- a CDS encoding SDR family NAD(P)-dependent oxidoreductase, with amino-acid sequence MNGKVAIVTGASRGIGAATAKTLAGRGAKVVVNYARNATAAEEVVASIKEKDGEAIAIQADARNVEQMNNLVEETVKTYGTVDILVHNAGMSFVKKSFEDMSWDEFIQKTNDELQAAFVSTKVVLPYMKKQNYGKLVYVSSGLSNHPGPNFISHGTSKGALNSFVRYIAQELGSQGITANVVSPGLVETDATASIPEGFKQQQAAFLPLGRIGQPKDIAKAIAFYASDDSAYLTGSYLPVSGGGEMN; translated from the coding sequence ATGAATGGAAAAGTAGCAATCGTAACAGGAGCAAGTCGAGGGATTGGTGCTGCTACGGCAAAAACATTGGCTGGGCGCGGAGCAAAGGTAGTTGTAAATTATGCAAGGAATGCAACAGCAGCAGAAGAAGTGGTGGCATCGATCAAGGAAAAAGACGGAGAAGCGATAGCTATACAAGCAGATGCCAGAAATGTGGAGCAAATGAATAACCTCGTGGAAGAGACCGTAAAAACATATGGAACCGTAGACATCCTCGTTCATAATGCCGGTATGAGCTTTGTGAAGAAGTCATTTGAGGATATGTCATGGGATGAATTTATTCAGAAAACGAATGATGAACTTCAGGCTGCTTTCGTGTCTACAAAGGTTGTACTGCCTTATATGAAGAAGCAGAATTATGGAAAGCTTGTCTATGTATCTAGCGGTTTAAGTAATCATCCGGGACCTAATTTCATTTCACATGGCACATCAAAAGGAGCTCTAAATAGTTTTGTCAGATATATTGCCCAAGAGCTAGGGAGTCAAGGCATTACAGCAAATGTCGTCTCTCCAGGATTAGTAGAGACAGATGCGACAGCTTCTATACCTGAAGGATTTAAACAACAACAAGCGGCTTTTCTCCCACTTGGTCGAATTGGACAACCTAAGGATATTGCAAAAGCCATTGCTTTTTATGCCAGTGATGATAGTGCTTACCTAACAGGAAGTTATTTGCCCGTCAGTGGTGGAGGCGAAATGAATTAA
- a CDS encoding multidrug effflux MFS transporter has product MERKISTPSLFLLIILVGFPQISETIYTPSLPDITNNLHASSNMVQLTLSIYFLGFAFGVFCWGRLSDSIGRRPAMLWGILVYGIGCLGCYLSDSVEWLLLSRFIQAFGASTGSVVTQTILRESIDGTKRHAVFAQISAALAFTPAIGPLIGGWVDQSLGFKAVFFTLVVISVAIFMYTFVSLPETRVSTPSNINTLSVAKRLVFDIRIWAFGFLIGATNGILFSYYAEAPFIFIEFFHMAPGVFGFFGVFVALSSILGAMLSKRLLTKFPAEKIILIGSMVTTLGAVCLTSFTLYGVNPSVISLSLMVAFIFTLLLGIGIAIPNCLSLALVHYSDVLGTAGAIFGLGYYVVVSLITSGMSYLHNGSLVTMPIYFLILAILMVLVSKKIIVNHKTK; this is encoded by the coding sequence GTGGAAAGAAAAATCTCAACACCATCATTGTTTCTGTTAATTATCCTTGTGGGTTTCCCGCAAATTAGTGAAACGATTTATACACCTTCTTTACCCGATATAACCAATAATCTCCATGCAAGTAGCAACATGGTCCAACTGACACTTAGTATTTACTTTCTTGGTTTCGCTTTTGGCGTTTTTTGCTGGGGAAGGCTATCTGATTCTATAGGACGGCGTCCTGCAATGCTATGGGGAATATTAGTTTATGGTATAGGATGCCTTGGTTGTTACCTGTCAGATTCGGTTGAATGGTTATTATTAAGCCGATTCATTCAGGCTTTTGGTGCTAGTACCGGTTCTGTGGTTACACAGACCATTTTAAGGGAGAGTATTGACGGCACCAAGCGTCATGCTGTGTTTGCCCAAATTTCAGCCGCTCTTGCCTTTACTCCGGCAATCGGGCCCTTAATTGGAGGCTGGGTAGATCAATCGCTTGGATTTAAGGCTGTTTTCTTCACTCTCGTTGTGATAAGTGTGGCAATTTTTATGTACACGTTTGTTTCTCTGCCTGAAACAAGAGTGTCTACACCTTCGAATATTAATACACTCTCTGTAGCCAAACGCCTGGTTTTTGACATTAGGATATGGGCCTTTGGTTTTTTAATTGGGGCAACAAATGGCATATTGTTTAGTTACTATGCTGAAGCCCCATTTATTTTCATTGAATTTTTCCATATGGCACCTGGTGTGTTTGGTTTTTTTGGTGTTTTCGTAGCATTGTCTTCTATACTTGGTGCGATGCTATCGAAAAGACTTTTAACTAAATTTCCAGCAGAGAAAATCATCCTTATTGGCTCTATGGTAACGACGCTGGGAGCAGTGTGTCTCACTAGTTTCACACTTTATGGAGTGAACCCGTCCGTTATCTCTTTGTCTTTAATGGTAGCCTTTATCTTTACACTTCTGCTGGGGATTGGTATTGCTATTCCAAACTGCCTAAGTTTAGCGCTCGTTCATTATAGCGATGTACTCGGTACCGCAGGTGCCATTTTTGGACTAGGTTACTATGTTGTAGTTAGTCTTATCACTAGTGGCATGAGTTACCTTCATAACGGTTCATTAGTAACGATGCCTATATATTTTCTAATATTGGCGATACTCATGGTACTTGTTAGCAAAAAGATTATTGTTAACCATAAAACAAAGTAG
- a CDS encoding zinc-binding alcohol dehydrogenase family protein, whose product MRAVQVQKAHELLIQEVEKPRVENTTDVLVKVKRVGICGSDMHIYHGTNPLATLPRVAGHEVAGEVVEVGDDVKTIQVGDHVVVEPIRYCGTCYACRKGRPNVCASLSVFGVHEDGGMREWFVLPEKQIHVVDSSLPWDEIVLAEPYTIGAQAVWRGQVEKGDTVLIQGAGPIGICILKMAKLQGATVMITDLNDERLFFAKENGADIVINASRENIRETVTQRTKGEGVNVVIDAVCLPMTFELSVDVVSPAGTVVVLGFDERPAPISQLPITKKEVTIVGSRLQTNQFPKVVSLLNGRKLTHNGLVTHTFPLEKVQDAFDFVEKYPDKVRKALIVFD is encoded by the coding sequence ATGAGAGCAGTTCAAGTACAAAAAGCACATGAACTTCTTATACAAGAAGTTGAAAAACCAAGGGTCGAAAATACGACAGATGTTTTAGTTAAGGTCAAACGCGTTGGTATTTGTGGTTCAGATATGCATATTTATCATGGGACGAATCCATTAGCAACATTGCCGAGAGTGGCAGGGCATGAAGTAGCGGGCGAAGTCGTTGAAGTAGGGGATGATGTTAAAACAATTCAAGTGGGCGACCATGTGGTGGTAGAGCCTATTCGCTACTGTGGCACATGTTACGCATGTAGAAAAGGACGACCCAATGTTTGCGCATCCTTATCGGTTTTTGGAGTTCATGAAGATGGTGGAATGCGCGAATGGTTTGTACTGCCTGAGAAACAAATACACGTTGTTGATTCGAGCTTACCATGGGATGAAATTGTGTTAGCTGAGCCTTATACGATTGGTGCTCAAGCCGTTTGGAGAGGACAAGTGGAAAAGGGTGATACGGTCTTGATTCAGGGAGCCGGCCCAATTGGAATTTGTATTCTGAAAATGGCGAAGCTACAAGGTGCAACCGTTATGATTACGGATTTAAATGATGAGCGTTTATTTTTTGCAAAAGAAAACGGAGCAGATATTGTTATTAATGCATCACGTGAAAATATTCGAGAGACTGTGACCCAGCGGACAAAAGGGGAAGGTGTGAATGTTGTCATTGATGCGGTTTGCCTACCCATGACATTTGAACTTTCGGTAGACGTTGTTTCTCCGGCTGGAACTGTTGTCGTATTAGGATTTGATGAGCGACCTGCCCCGATCTCACAGCTCCCTATTACAAAAAAAGAAGTAACTATTGTAGGGTCTCGTTTACAAACCAACCAATTTCCGAAGGTAGTCAGTTTATTGAATGGAAGAAAGTTGACACACAATGGGTTGGTTACACACACATTTCCTTTGGAGAAAGTTCAAGATGCGTTTGATTTTGTGGAGAAGTACCCTGACAAAGTACGAAAAGCATTAATTGTATTCGATTGA
- the hxlB gene encoding 6-phospho-3-hexuloisomerase — MSTIQFILDEVNSVLKGCCNREYEFFVSLLKRESRFFFAGEGRSGLVAKMIAMRLMHSGKTVFVIGETTTPAIGVGDVLIILSGSGQTPMIKQIGQSASSTGALVCVVTTNTKVKHFTWCSAILHVPAATKYRLEGEPSTIQPLGNQFDQAAHLLLDAAIIDSLSKNQTNDSLKKQHANLE, encoded by the coding sequence GTGTCAACCATTCAATTTATACTGGACGAAGTCAATTCGGTATTAAAAGGCTGCTGTAATCGAGAATATGAATTTTTTGTTTCGCTCTTGAAGCGGGAATCGCGCTTTTTCTTCGCAGGGGAAGGTCGCTCAGGATTAGTCGCGAAAATGATAGCAATGCGATTAATGCATAGTGGCAAGACTGTATTCGTTATCGGAGAAACGACGACTCCCGCAATAGGAGTAGGTGATGTGCTGATTATCTTATCAGGATCTGGCCAAACACCAATGATTAAACAAATTGGGCAATCCGCTTCAAGTACAGGTGCATTGGTTTGTGTTGTGACGACAAATACAAAGGTTAAGCATTTTACCTGGTGTTCAGCAATTTTACACGTTCCAGCGGCTACCAAATATCGATTGGAAGGAGAGCCTTCAACAATTCAACCACTAGGTAATCAATTTGATCAAGCTGCTCATTTGTTGTTAGATGCAGCAATTATTGATAGTTTATCGAAGAATCAAACGAACGATTCATTGAAAAAACAGCACGCAAACCTGGAATAG
- a CDS encoding sugar kinase, translated as MTSNFGVFTLGDAMITMNPSVTGPLRFVSNFERKVGGAELNFAIGCARLGLRTKWVSRLGKDEFGRVIDHFARGEGIDMSDVHFVDGYPTSLNFKEIREDGSGKTFYYRYQSPILTMEPEDIKDSMFEGIDLVHITGVYLAIDPKNILIAKRVIEVAKRKGIIVSFDPNIRLKLWTIEEARKAYFALFSSVDLLLTGREEIRLILGDDHDEALASFAKKYAIDQLVIKDGENGSKLYTNGMWYEKEAFSVVPIDTVGAGDGFDAGYIYALLNGYSCEERLVFANGVGAMVTTVSGDNEGLPYLEEVMSFIRQESVIER; from the coding sequence ATGACATCGAACTTTGGTGTGTTCACTTTGGGGGACGCAATGATTACGATGAATCCATCGGTGACAGGCCCACTAAGGTTTGTTTCGAATTTTGAAAGAAAAGTGGGCGGAGCTGAATTGAATTTTGCCATTGGCTGTGCTCGCTTAGGTTTGCGAACGAAATGGGTGAGCCGCTTAGGAAAAGATGAGTTTGGTCGTGTCATCGACCATTTTGCTCGTGGAGAAGGTATTGATATGAGCGATGTTCATTTTGTTGATGGGTACCCTACTTCATTAAACTTTAAAGAAATTCGGGAGGACGGCTCGGGAAAAACGTTTTATTACCGTTATCAATCGCCAATTTTGACTATGGAGCCCGAAGATATTAAGGACTCTATGTTTGAAGGAATTGACCTTGTTCATATTACAGGCGTTTATTTGGCAATCGATCCAAAAAATATTTTGATTGCGAAGCGTGTGATTGAGGTTGCAAAAAGAAAAGGAATTATAGTTTCGTTTGATCCAAATATACGCTTGAAATTGTGGACCATCGAAGAGGCACGAAAAGCCTATTTTGCTCTTTTTTCTTCTGTTGATCTTTTACTCACAGGAAGAGAAGAGATTCGATTAATTTTGGGAGATGACCATGATGAGGCACTTGCTTCATTTGCGAAAAAATACGCAATTGATCAATTAGTTATCAAAGATGGTGAAAACGGATCGAAGTTGTATACGAATGGAATGTGGTATGAAAAAGAAGCGTTTTCTGTCGTACCTATCGATACGGTAGGGGCAGGAGATGGCTTTGACGCCGGATACATTTATGCATTATTAAACGGTTATTCTTGTGAAGAACGATTGGTTTTTGCGAACGGTGTTGGCGCTATGGTGACAACTGTTTCTGGAGATAATGAAGGTTTACCCTATTTAGAAGAGGTGATGTCTTTTATTCGTCAGGAATCGGTTATTGAAAGATAA
- a CDS encoding nucleotidyltransferase domain-containing protein, which produces MRDKSENLLRIAKDFIRESNIDVIYAFVGGSVGRGEADKYSDVDLTIYTNTNLSSSKSDVIYNGEIIQLETLHTDELPNQHMIEDSPWDYRFLNEATIIKDKEDKFSKSKQWATDYFGSENGKKKMIEQVSEIVKERTIYAVDYLKQHKLYSATHASMGAWAEAGFLYLFLEHNSLSTGLLLPRIQNLKVHFEEFKRVSPFSIIEDLSEVPIILNRLRKYLRKQGHSCIGLCDIHNTLCERKAQRLLNNNEGLNLLWQMYGEALWLYFETSNGLSFEQYFDSLPSELQNDLSKIGFVPLEEKKVRELCRLSDELLTFSCST; this is translated from the coding sequence ATGCGGGATAAGAGTGAGAATTTGCTTCGGATTGCTAAAGATTTTATTAGAGAGTCTAACATAGATGTCATTTATGCTTTTGTTGGGGGTTCAGTAGGAAGAGGTGAAGCTGACAAGTATAGTGATGTGGACTTAACTATTTACACAAACACTAATTTAAGCTCAAGCAAATCTGATGTTATTTATAATGGTGAAATTATTCAATTAGAAACATTACATACAGATGAGTTACCAAATCAACATATGATTGAAGATTCTCCGTGGGACTACCGATTTTTAAATGAAGCTACTATTATTAAAGATAAAGAGGATAAATTTAGTAAGAGTAAACAATGGGCTACTGATTATTTTGGATCTGAAAACGGTAAAAAAAAGATGATTGAACAAGTTTCAGAAATAGTTAAAGAAAGAACAATATATGCTGTTGATTACTTAAAACAACATAAATTGTATTCCGCAACTCACGCTTCTATGGGGGCTTGGGCAGAGGCTGGGTTTTTATATTTATTTCTTGAGCATAATTCACTTTCAACCGGGCTTTTACTTCCTCGAATTCAAAACCTTAAAGTGCACTTTGAGGAATTTAAACGTGTATCTCCTTTTTCTATAATAGAAGATTTATCAGAAGTGCCTATAATACTTAACCGATTACGCAAGTATCTGAGGAAGCAAGGGCATTCATGTATTGGTCTATGTGATATTCACAATACTTTATGTGAAAGGAAAGCCCAGCGATTACTTAACAATAATGAAGGTCTCAATTTACTTTGGCAAATGTATGGAGAAGCTTTATGGCTTTATTTTGAAACATCAAATGGGCTATCTTTTGAACAATATTTTGACAGCTTGCCCAGCGAATTACAAAACGATTTATCGAAGATTGGATTTGTTCCTTTAGAGGAGAAAAAAGTAAGAGAATTATGTAGGTTAAGTGATGAACTTTTAACCTTCTCTTGTTCAACTTAA
- the dat gene encoding D-amino-acid transaminase — protein MSFQQQILVNDTFYPNKESAFIHVEDRGYQFGDGVYEVIRVYNGRVFKSFEHIQRLYRSANEISLSIPFSQNDMMSRLEELVNRSGLGTGNIYLQISRGAAPRTHAFPSTVESVFVAYCNVKERPEEMLSNGIKTITTEDIRWLRCDIKSLNLLGAVLANQQAHASDCYEAILHRDGIVTECSASNLFIVKEGTIFTHPANFFILNGITRQLILELAVKNGIKIIERPFTLEELFNAEEVFASSTTIEVMPVIQIDNTIIGKGKPGQLTKKLQELFSQAISSSLY, from the coding sequence ATGTCTTTTCAGCAACAAATTCTTGTCAACGACACATTCTACCCTAATAAAGAATCCGCTTTTATTCACGTTGAGGATCGAGGCTATCAATTCGGTGATGGGGTGTATGAAGTAATTCGTGTTTATAATGGGAGAGTATTTAAATCTTTTGAGCATATCCAACGACTGTATCGAAGTGCGAATGAAATTTCACTTTCGATTCCTTTCTCACAGAATGATATGATGAGCCGCTTAGAGGAGCTTGTCAACCGAAGCGGGTTGGGGACGGGGAACATTTATCTTCAAATCTCCCGCGGAGCAGCACCTCGTACGCATGCCTTTCCTTCTACTGTAGAGTCTGTATTTGTAGCTTATTGTAATGTTAAAGAAAGACCTGAAGAAATGTTAAGCAATGGAATTAAAACAATTACAACAGAAGATATTCGCTGGCTTCGCTGTGACATTAAAAGTTTAAACCTGCTGGGAGCTGTTCTAGCCAATCAACAAGCACATGCTAGTGATTGCTATGAAGCCATTCTCCATCGAGATGGAATAGTTACAGAATGCAGTGCTTCCAATCTATTTATTGTAAAAGAAGGGACTATTTTTACCCACCCTGCCAATTTTTTTATTTTAAATGGAATTACGCGTCAGTTGATCTTAGAATTGGCTGTAAAAAACGGGATAAAAATAATTGAACGTCCATTTACCCTCGAAGAGCTATTTAATGCTGAGGAAGTATTTGCATCTAGTACGACTATCGAGGTCATGCCTGTTATTCAAATCGATAATACAATCATAGGAAAAGGAAAACCTGGCCAGTTGACAAAAAAACTCCAGGAATTATTCTCACAAGCTATTTCTTCCTCTTTGTATTAA
- a CDS encoding LysR family transcriptional regulator, with amino-acid sequence MNLLSLRYFIEIAKTLNFTQASKNLHVSQPALSQQIHLLEEQLQVKLLHRTTRKVNLTEEGEYLFEKLALSFEQIENTVTSIMEAKTLPTVMKIATIPSAACFYLPKVLRNLYNSLPDMEFSIKETTSAHVIELIKNKEYHIGFIRTPIDFHVVSKEEIQYMEFKKFPIKLVVSSEHHLAVREKVKLKEISKDFFLHYDPIQSPALYQLVNNACKKAGFKPRTICTGSELLTISNLLSSNVGVTMMPVDMFELIKSPHIKALEIEDIYIESSISLIWENSPFLPLNTKYLIDLIT; translated from the coding sequence ATGAACTTACTTTCTCTTCGCTATTTTATAGAGATTGCAAAAACCCTGAATTTTACTCAAGCTTCAAAAAATCTACATGTTTCTCAACCTGCCTTAAGTCAACAAATCCATTTGCTAGAAGAACAACTTCAGGTGAAGCTGCTTCATCGAACAACACGAAAAGTGAATCTTACAGAAGAAGGAGAGTACCTGTTTGAAAAGCTGGCCCTTTCATTTGAACAAATCGAGAATACAGTTACAAGTATCATGGAAGCAAAAACTTTACCAACAGTCATGAAGATAGCCACTATTCCTTCAGCAGCTTGCTTTTATCTACCAAAGGTATTGAGAAACCTTTATAATAGCTTACCGGATATGGAGTTTAGCATTAAAGAAACGACATCTGCTCATGTTATCGAGTTAATAAAAAACAAAGAATATCATATTGGTTTTATTAGAACACCTATAGATTTTCATGTTGTCTCAAAAGAGGAAATTCAATATATGGAATTTAAGAAGTTTCCTATAAAATTGGTTGTTTCTTCCGAACATCATCTTGCCGTAAGAGAAAAAGTTAAGCTAAAAGAAATAAGTAAGGATTTTTTTCTGCATTATGATCCTATACAATCACCTGCGCTTTATCAGCTAGTTAATAACGCATGTAAAAAGGCCGGCTTTAAACCTCGAACCATTTGTACAGGTTCAGAACTGTTAACTATATCAAATCTTCTTTCTAGCAATGTGGGTGTTACTATGATGCCGGTAGACATGTTTGAATTAATCAAATCTCCCCATATTAAGGCGTTAGAGATAGAAGATATATATATAGAAAGTTCCATATCACTTATATGGGAAAATAGCCCTTTTCTGCCTTTGAATACGAAATATCTGATAGATTTAATTACCTAA
- a CDS encoding serine hydrolase domain-containing protein, which translates to MSLNRTTVKKRRNKINVILMSVMFFFHIFLGTEASAKPVFNGSKVDQYMEKAMERLGIPGASIGIVKGDKLIYLKGYGVAGPEQAPVTPQTPFVLGSTSKSITALATMQLVDEGKVKLDAPVQTYLPWFRLADEEASAKITVKDLLHQTSGISTYEGRATLVSDDIPIDDFIRRMKSVPLAQPVGSMYQYSNLNYDILGGIIQKASQQPYGDYVREHIFKPLNMRHSTAYVEEAKGYGLATGHQTIFGFVVPTKQLSHTGGVPDGSLISSAEDMSNYLIAQMNGGRFSNRVVLSEASVNQMHKPAVSTGDDTFYGMGWGIKGNIIEHSGATENSSSYLMMDGEYGVVLLFNSIDYMVSYDQIVLGIKEVLHGGEPSVDELPNFKATYLIVDLILLILVALYILSLRSLFKWRNKYKVTRLGSIISITLLLLLNILVPLGILVGIPKFLVPWPVALVFLPGITHFLLIFSLLLLVVGVIKAVNLARFVVRSQKQGNGNHV; encoded by the coding sequence ATGAGCTTAAATAGAACAACAGTTAAAAAGAGAAGAAATAAAATCAATGTAATCCTGATGTCGGTAATGTTTTTTTTTCATATTTTTTTAGGAACGGAAGCTAGTGCGAAGCCGGTTTTCAACGGATCCAAGGTAGATCAGTATATGGAGAAGGCCATGGAACGTCTTGGGATTCCTGGAGCTTCTATAGGAATCGTAAAAGGAGATAAGCTCATTTATTTGAAAGGTTATGGGGTGGCGGGTCCCGAACAGGCGCCGGTCACGCCACAAACTCCTTTTGTGCTCGGTTCTACATCTAAATCAATCACTGCATTGGCAACCATGCAGTTAGTTGATGAAGGGAAAGTTAAACTTGATGCGCCTGTACAGACTTATTTACCGTGGTTTCGTTTAGCGGATGAAGAAGCCTCTGCCAAGATTACAGTCAAGGACCTGCTTCATCAAACGAGTGGAATTTCTACGTATGAAGGAAGAGCTACACTCGTGTCAGATGATATCCCTATCGATGATTTTATCCGTAGGATGAAAAGTGTTCCACTTGCTCAACCCGTTGGATCTATGTACCAATATTCAAACCTGAACTATGATATTTTAGGCGGAATTATTCAAAAGGCTTCACAGCAGCCTTATGGCGATTATGTCAGGGAACACATATTTAAGCCTTTAAACATGAGGCATAGTACAGCTTATGTTGAAGAAGCTAAGGGATATGGTTTGGCGACAGGTCATCAGACTATTTTTGGCTTTGTCGTTCCCACCAAACAATTGAGCCATACAGGAGGAGTTCCGGATGGCAGTTTGATATCGAGTGCAGAAGATATGTCCAATTATCTGATCGCCCAGATGAATGGCGGGCGTTTTAGTAATCGTGTGGTTTTGTCTGAAGCAAGTGTCAATCAAATGCATAAGCCTGCTGTTTCTACCGGTGATGATACATTTTATGGTATGGGGTGGGGCATTAAAGGCAATATAATTGAGCACAGTGGTGCAACGGAGAACTCTTCCTCTTATCTAATGATGGACGGCGAGTATGGTGTTGTCTTGCTGTTTAACTCCATAGATTACATGGTTAGCTATGATCAAATTGTATTAGGGATCAAAGAAGTGCTGCACGGGGGTGAACCATCGGTAGATGAACTGCCTAACTTCAAAGCGACTTACTTAATTGTTGATTTGATCCTTTTGATTCTTGTTGCTTTGTATATTCTGTCACTCCGCAGCTTGTTTAAATGGAGAAATAAATACAAAGTAACGAGACTGGGTTCCATAATCAGTATCACCTTGCTTTTGTTGCTTAACATATTGGTTCCTTTGGGTATCTTAGTAGGCATTCCCAAGTTCCTTGTTCCCTGGCCTGTAGCTCTGGTGTTTCTACCAGGTATCACCCATTTTCTTTTAATCTTTTCCTTGCTCTTATTAGTTGTGGGTGTCATCAAGGCGGTAAATTTGGCAAGATTTGTGGTTAGATCCCAAAAACAAGGCAACGGGAACCATGTATAG
- a CDS encoding APC family permease, with the protein MHLRSITFSQGVALYMGAVLGSGILILPGYTATVAGPSSILSWIILSLLSIPLAYTFARLALKYKDFGGVSTIVQKAFGYKWSAIVGWFFFAWVATGQAVVGITGAGYIVHIFHLSEIYLYLIGLLFLFVAFIINIKGIKTSGLFSLWLSGGVLILLIVTIFFAFPEIDRNNFLPFAPFGLTGIGQSCVLIFWAFFGWESITHLVPEFKNPERDVMRSTWVSVLLIGIIYTLLSIVTVGTHTYGNTGDVAPLAVLMNKTLGLNAGVATAIVSCVVCLGTLNVFLASSSRLGYALAKEGKFPLWFNKMSNHHVPYRATFFLFFSNALTILASYVFKVPVDELILIPTTLGIFVYIIASLACLKLLWYDRIGRFSALLSVSCCILIAPFAFSYLIVPIIISIACLLFLRVNPHRTPNGHR; encoded by the coding sequence ATGCATTTACGATCCATAACATTTAGCCAGGGTGTTGCACTGTATATGGGGGCAGTCCTTGGCTCTGGTATTCTTATTCTTCCTGGATATACTGCTACTGTTGCGGGGCCTTCATCCATTCTATCCTGGATAATTTTATCATTATTAAGTATCCCTTTGGCTTATACTTTTGCGAGACTTGCCTTAAAATACAAGGATTTTGGCGGGGTTTCCACCATCGTCCAGAAGGCTTTTGGTTATAAATGGAGCGCAATCGTAGGGTGGTTCTTTTTTGCTTGGGTGGCTACTGGGCAAGCGGTTGTAGGAATAACAGGTGCGGGATATATAGTGCATATATTTCATCTGTCAGAAATATATCTCTATTTAATTGGTCTCCTTTTTCTATTTGTAGCCTTCATTATAAATATAAAGGGAATAAAAACAAGTGGACTATTTTCTCTTTGGTTAAGCGGTGGAGTACTGATTCTCCTTATAGTAACAATTTTCTTTGCATTTCCTGAAATAGACCGTAATAATTTTTTACCTTTTGCCCCTTTTGGGTTGACTGGAATCGGACAGTCTTGTGTGTTGATATTTTGGGCATTTTTTGGTTGGGAAAGTATTACACATCTTGTTCCTGAATTTAAAAACCCTGAGCGTGATGTAATGCGCAGTACCTGGGTAAGTGTACTACTTATCGGTATTATATATACACTTTTATCGATCGTTACAGTGGGTACCCATACATATGGAAATACTGGAGATGTAGCTCCTCTTGCTGTTCTTATGAATAAGACGTTAGGGTTGAATGCTGGTGTAGCCACAGCCATTGTTTCCTGTGTTGTTTGTTTAGGGACGCTTAATGTTTTCCTTGCTAGCTCTTCCCGGTTGGGATATGCTCTGGCAAAAGAGGGGAAATTTCCTCTGTGGTTTAACAAAATGAGTAATCACCATGTCCCATACCGAGCAACATTTTTCTTGTTTTTCTCTAATGCTTTAACGATTTTAGCTAGTTATGTATTCAAAGTTCCAGTAGATGAACTTATTCTTATTCCAACCACCTTGGGTATTTTTGTGTATATTATTGCTTCCTTGGCATGTTTAAAACTTTTATGGTATGACCGTATTGGAAGATTTTCTGCATTACTTTCAGTATCCTGCTGTATTTTAATTGCCCCTTTCGCTTTTTCTTATCTTATTGTGCCTATTATTATTTCTATTGCTTGTTTGCTCTTTCTTCGAGTAAACCCACACCGTACCCCAAACGGGCATCGGTAA